In Thermodesulfobacteriota bacterium, a genomic segment contains:
- a CDS encoding M48 family metallopeptidase — protein MELLDIPYKISYRNVKYPRLEFKTGELILILPPGFNDYNLLKKKEEWILNKTNFIRECLRNSNNKKISDIEEKEFRKTVLALAKKCSKKLSVKLNKIYFRKMKTKWASLSEKRNLTVNLLVKYLPEHLLGYVIFHEIVHVIEKRHNDRFWRIVSKEYSGFHELEMELFTYWFLLYKKLK, from the coding sequence ATGGAGCTGCTTGATATACCTTATAAAATTTCATACAGAAATGTGAAATATCCTAGACTGGAGTTTAAGACGGGAGAATTGATTTTAATACTTCCACCTGGATTTAACGATTACAATCTGTTAAAGAAGAAAGAAGAATGGATACTAAATAAAACGAACTTTATAAGAGAATGCCTAAGAAATAGTAATAACAAGAAAATATCAGACATAGAAGAAAAAGAGTTTAGAAAAACTGTTCTTGCATTAGCAAAGAAATGTTCAAAAAAACTGAGTGTTAAACTTAACAAAATCTATTTCAGGAAAATGAAGACAAAGTGGGCAAGTTTAAGCGAAAAAAGAAATCTTACTGTGAATTTATTAGTGAAATATCTTCCAGAACACCTTTTAGGGTATGTAATATTTCATGAAATTGTTCACGTAATTGAAAAGAGGCACAATGACAGATTCTGGAGGATTGTATCTAAAGAGTATAGTGGATTCCACGAACTAGAAATGGAATTGTTTACTTATTGGTTCCTATTATATAAGAAATTGAAATAG